Proteins from a genomic interval of Niabella soli DSM 19437:
- a CDS encoding RluA family pseudouridine synthase: MLINSAEEPGDFTEGTESNDALYQKFIYKTDKGQEPFRIDKYLMNRIEGATRNKIQQAIHNKMVLVDGKEIKPNYKLKGAQEIVVYTDTAPDESDIVPQNIPLNIEYEDDAVMIINKTPGMVVHPGSGNYDGTLLNGVAYHLQQENAAITETTLPRFGLVHRIDKNTSGLLVLAKTEHAMRFLAKQFFDHTVSRKYIALVWGDMEADEGTIIAHVGRHQRFRKLFEAYPEGEHGKEAITHYKVLERFGYVTLVQCILETGRTHQIRVHMKYIGHPLFNDDFYGGDKIVKGTVYTKYKQFVENCFALCPRQALHAKTLGFIHPDTEQEILFESPLPQDMEQVIEKWSRYTGREQ, translated from the coding sequence ATGTTAATAAACAGCGCGGAAGAACCCGGGGATTTTACGGAAGGAACGGAAAGCAACGATGCCCTGTACCAGAAGTTTATATACAAAACGGATAAGGGACAGGAGCCTTTCCGGATCGACAAATACCTGATGAACCGGATTGAGGGGGCCACCCGCAACAAGATCCAGCAGGCCATCCATAATAAAATGGTATTGGTTGATGGCAAAGAAATAAAACCCAATTACAAGTTAAAGGGCGCACAGGAAATTGTGGTGTACACAGACACTGCGCCGGATGAAAGCGATATCGTTCCGCAAAATATACCCCTGAATATCGAATACGAGGATGATGCCGTTATGATCATTAATAAAACGCCGGGTATGGTGGTGCATCCAGGTTCGGGCAACTACGACGGCACGCTTTTAAACGGCGTAGCCTATCACCTGCAGCAGGAGAACGCAGCTATTACTGAAACAACCCTACCCCGTTTTGGCCTGGTGCATCGCATCGATAAAAATACCAGCGGCTTACTGGTGCTTGCCAAAACGGAACACGCTATGCGTTTCCTGGCGAAGCAATTTTTTGACCACACCGTAAGCCGGAAATACATTGCCCTCGTTTGGGGCGATATGGAGGCTGATGAAGGAACCATTATTGCCCATGTGGGGCGGCACCAGCGTTTCCGCAAATTATTTGAGGCCTATCCTGAGGGGGAGCACGGTAAGGAGGCTATTACCCATTATAAAGTGTTGGAGCGCTTTGGCTATGTAACCCTGGTGCAGTGTATCTTAGAAACAGGTCGTACCCACCAGATACGGGTGCATATGAAATATATAGGCCACCCGCTTTTTAATGATGATTTTTATGGCGGCGACAAAATTGTAAAGGGCACCGTTTACACCAAATACAAACAATTTGTGGAGAACTGCTTCGCCCTGTGCCCGAGACAGGCATTGCACGCCAAAACGCTGGGGTTTATACATCCGGATACGGAACAGGAAATACTGTTTGAAAGTCCCCTGCCCCAGGATATGGAGCAGGTTATTGAAAAATGGAGTAGGTATACGGGCAGGGAGCAATGA